In Candidatus Hydrogenedentota bacterium, the DNA window CCCGCAACGCCGATTCAGGTTATCGCTGGCAGCCACACTGTCGTGATCTATCTCACCAAAATTACCGACCGCATCATCGGCGACTTGAAGTCCATCCTTAGGCAATACGGGCAGGCGACAATCTACTCGTGGCAGCCTGCCCTCTTGGAGCATCGCATCGCCGACCCACGAGTTAGCTTCGCGCCGATTCCTCAGTTTCTAGTCAATCGCTTCGGCGCGGGGGCGCGAAAATGAGCGGGCAAGGCCCGAAGGGGTATCAGGAAGAGGCCGTCAGGAACGTCCTCGAAATCTTCCGCTACGCCGAGTCGCAGATTCAATTGGCGCCAGATGCGGCGAGCCGCGCGGCAGCATCGGCGTACAACGGCTGCGCGCTGCTTGAAGCGCCGACCGGTTCGGGGAAGACCCGAATGGCCGGGCTGATAGCCGAGGCTTTCAGCCGTCCAGATCGACCGGACAATGCGAAGATTGTCTGGTTCTGGTTCACACCTTTCGCTGGTTTGGTCGAGCAATCGGAAGCGGTCTTCAAAGCGGATTTTGTTGGCCTTCGCGTTCGTGATCTCCTCACGGAGCGCGTGACTGCTTCGGCCAAGTCCGGTGATCTGTTCGTCACGACATGGGCGTCGGTCGCAGCCGCTCGCAAGGACACGCGCGTGCTGCGGTCCAGCGGCGACACCTCATTAGCGCTTGACGACTTCATTCCCGAACTGCGCGAGGACGGGTTCCGAATCGGTGTCGTCGTGGACGAGGCTCATCACGGTTTCACCAAGGCCACCGAAGCAGTGAAGTTCTATCGGGACGTAATGCGTCCCGACTTCACACTTCTCGTCACTGCCACCCCCAACGATCAAGACATCGAGCGGTTTAAGGAAGCGGCAGGCATACAGGAGCTGCACCGAATCAGCGTCAGTCGAAAGGACGCAGTTGATGCGGCACTCATCAAAGACGGCATCAAGTCGATTGCCTACATCGCCCCCGACGATCAACGCGCCTTGCTCGACTTCGGACTGACCGCAATCGCGGATGCGTGGCAAATGCACGGGGCGATCAAGAAGACGCTGGCTGGGATCGGAATCAACCTGACGCCGTTGATGCTCGTGCAGGTCGGCAATAGCGACAAGGCCGTGGACGAAGCGAAGACGCGGCTGCAAGCGGCCGGCGTGCCGGCGTCGGCCATCGCTTGGTACACCTCGGAGGACCCGAACGACGACCTGCTGGTCGTGGCGAAGGACGAGTCGAAGGAGGTGCTCATCTTCAAGGTGGCCGTCGCGCTCGGATTCGACGCGCCCCGAGCCTTCACGCTAGTTTCCCTGCGCGGAGCCAAGGACACGGACTTCGGCATTCAGGTGGTCGGGCGAATCCTGAGGGTGCATGCCCGGTTACAACCACGCGCGCTCGACAAGACCTTGCCGGACCTGCTGCGCTACGGGTACGTCTTCTTGGCAGATGCGGAGAACCAGACGGGCCTGACCTCGGCCGGCGAGAAGATCAACTCGATTCAGACCGAGTTGTCGAAGGTGTCGCCGTACACGATGGTCGTGTCTGTCGCGGGAAAGAACGAGGTGCAGGTGACGCAGAACGGGCAAACGTCGTTGGTGTCCGTCCCGTACGCGCCTGCGCCATTCCCGCCGCTCACCGCTCAAAGCCCGTCCGCCCCGACGTTCACAGCGCAGGCGGCGCCCACCACGCCGGGCCTTCTTACCAGCCTGATCCTCAACCCGCCGCCGTCGCCACTCGACGTTCCGTCGAACGGTAGTCAGAAGACTTCGGCTGCGCCGTCGCCGCTTTCTGGCAACCGCAACTATGCGATCAGGGCTGGCATACCGCGTTTGTACAAGACCGAGCAGCTTCCGCTTTCGACCGACGACTTACTGCGCTGCGTAAAGGCGACCATCGGGATCGACGACAAGGTCTTCGGCGCCGGGCTCCGCGAGTCGGTCAAGGTTACGAAGAAGTCGGTGGACATCTTCGACGCGGACAAGGATGCGGAGATCACCGCGATGCAGGCGAGGCTCTCCGACTATGAGATCGCACGCCGGGCCAACGGCGTGCTGTTCGACGCCGAGTATCTTCACCCGAAGCAGTTGCACGAGGCGCTCATGGAGCGCCTACAGGCCGAGTTCGAGCATCGCGGCATTCCGGCCGAGGGAGACGCCGTAGAGAAGGCGCTCAACCGCATCATGGCCACGTATCCCAACATCCTACGGAAGGCCGCTCGTCAGTGCTCGGCCAAGTACAAGGAAGTGGTGGACGCGGACCAGTCCTTACCGGAAAGCGTTGAATGGCCCGTCGGCACGCCAAGGTCCTCGTTGAACATCTACGGCATCGTTCCGCAGGACCTCAATGAGCCGGAGCGCAAGTTCGCCGGGCTGCTGGACGCCGATACGTCGGGGACGGTCGAATACTGGTTCCGCAACGAGACCCGGAAGCCGTGGTCCATCGCCATCGTGCTGCCGAACGGCTACCGGTACTTCCCCGATTTCGGGATCAAGGTCAAAGGACGGACCAAGGGCGATGGCATTCTGTTGCTGGAGATCAAGGGTGATCACATCCTCAATGGGGCTGACACGCTCGAAAAGGTAGTGGCATCTCACGGTTTCTACGGTTCCGTCCCCATGCTGATGCGGGAACCGGACGGTCGCTACGTGACGATCAAGTACGACGAGAAGACCGACAAGAACTTCCCCGATCAGATTTTCAGGATCGAGAACCTCGCGGGATTCTAGCGCCCAACGACGACAGGTCGGGCCGCCGGCCATTGCCCGTGGATGACCCACGGATGGCCACAGTGCCGTGGGCAATGCCCCGTGCGTCGTTCACGGCCGGCTCGATGAAGATGTGGGTTGTGGCCGATCCGTCCTCGTGTTCCGTCACGGCCTCACGAACGGCCCACGAAGGATTCCAATCTTACCAATCGACCACTACCGCATGACCGTGCGGTAGTACCCACGCCAGATTCCAATCTAACCGATTGACCCCGGCCAGCTCCGGAGCGGCGAACCCACGCTATCTTCCAATTACCCTCTTTTTTGGCGCATCCGGGCA includes these proteins:
- a CDS encoding DEAD/DEAH box helicase family protein, whose product is MSGQGPKGYQEEAVRNVLEIFRYAESQIQLAPDAASRAAASAYNGCALLEAPTGSGKTRMAGLIAEAFSRPDRPDNAKIVWFWFTPFAGLVEQSEAVFKADFVGLRVRDLLTERVTASAKSGDLFVTTWASVAAARKDTRVLRSSGDTSLALDDFIPELREDGFRIGVVVDEAHHGFTKATEAVKFYRDVMRPDFTLLVTATPNDQDIERFKEAAGIQELHRISVSRKDAVDAALIKDGIKSIAYIAPDDQRALLDFGLTAIADAWQMHGAIKKTLAGIGINLTPLMLVQVGNSDKAVDEAKTRLQAAGVPASAIAWYTSEDPNDDLLVVAKDESKEVLIFKVAVALGFDAPRAFTLVSLRGAKDTDFGIQVVGRILRVHARLQPRALDKTLPDLLRYGYVFLADAENQTGLTSAGEKINSIQTELSKVSPYTMVVSVAGKNEVQVTQNGQTSLVSVPYAPAPFPPLTAQSPSAPTFTAQAAPTTPGLLTSLILNPPPSPLDVPSNGSQKTSAAPSPLSGNRNYAIRAGIPRLYKTEQLPLSTDDLLRCVKATIGIDDKVFGAGLRESVKVTKKSVDIFDADKDAEITAMQARLSDYEIARRANGVLFDAEYLHPKQLHEALMERLQAEFEHRGIPAEGDAVEKALNRIMATYPNILRKAARQCSAKYKEVVDADQSLPESVEWPVGTPRSSLNIYGIVPQDLNEPERKFAGLLDADTSGTVEYWFRNETRKPWSIAIVLPNGYRYFPDFGIKVKGRTKGDGILLLEIKGDHILNGADTLEKVVASHGFYGSVPMLMREPDGRYVTIKYDEKTDKNFPDQIFRIENLAGF